One Rosa chinensis cultivar Old Blush chromosome 5, RchiOBHm-V2, whole genome shotgun sequence genomic region harbors:
- the LOC112203539 gene encoding uncharacterized protein LOC112203539 has protein sequence MDQSVSTTKNHVEKPEKFKGSDFKRWQQKMLFYLTTLHVADVLTIEAPKDLPEGDGENVPTDAQKAENQKAIVAWASNEFLCRNYILNALDDSLYDIYSSFKTAKELWESLDNKYKTEVACSKKFVISKFLNYKMVDAKSVVKQVEELQVIVHELDEEGMGLNSNFLVGSVIEKLPPSWKDFKVYLKHLTEDMNFEQLVLKLRVEEDHRKNERADATSMEPNTNMIGGSPSKAKFQKNKGKNVAAKPSLVAAKKSLAPQKTNC, from the coding sequence ATGGATCAATCGGTATCTACTACGAAGAATCATGTGGAGAAACCTGAGAAATTCAAGGGTTCGGATTTCAAACGTTGGCAACAGAAGATGTTGTTCTATTTGACAACTCTTCATGTGGCAGATGTTCTCACAATCGAGGCTCCAAAGGATCTTCCCGAAGGAGATGGAGAGAATGTTCCAACTGATGCTCAAAAGGCCGAAAATCAGAAGGCCATTGTTGCCTGGGCGAGCAATGAGTTTCTGTGCAGGAATTATATCCTCAATGCCTTAGACGATTCCTTGTATGATATTTACTCATCATTCAAAACAGCAAAGGAATTATGGGAGTCGTTGGACAACAAGTACAAGACTGAAGTTGCTTGTTCAAAGAAGTTTGTCATTAGCAAGTTTCTGAATTACAAGATGGTCGATGCCAAGTCTGTTGTCAAGCAAGTGGAGGAACTTCAAGTCATTGTTCATGAGTTAGATGAAGAAGGTATGGGACTGAACTCGAATTTTCTTGTTGGTTCTGTTATTGAAAAGTTACCTCCTTCATGGAAAGATTTCAAAGTATATCTGAAACATCTAACTGAGGACATGAATTTTGAGCAATTGGTTCTGAAACTTCGTGTTGAAGAGGATCACCGGAAGAATGAAAGGGCTGATGCTACTTCTATGGAGCCAAACACAAACATGATTGGAGGAAGTCCATCAAAGGCCAAGTTTCAGAAAAACAAAGGCAAGAATGTTGCTGCCAAACCAAGTCTTGTTGCTGCCAAGAAGTCACTCGCCCCACAAAAGACCAATTGTTAG
- the LOC112165413 gene encoding probable protein phosphatase 2C 39: protein MTGKEILHKMKEKVLGPSDPDSGKGKSKMSHNISHGYHLVKGKSHHAMEDYVVAQFKQIEDHELGLFAIFDGHLSHEIPEYLQSNLFNNILKEPEFWKETEDAVRKAYRITDTNILEKAVDLGKGGSTAVTAILIDCRKLVVANVGDSRAIICKNGVAKQLSVDHEPSTEREQIENRGGFVSNFPGDVPRVDGQLAVARAFGDKSLKKHLSSEPFVMSETIDDETEFAVLASDGLWKVMTNQEVVDAVKNIKDARAAAKHLTEEAVNRKSSDDISCVVVRFR from the exons ATGACAGGCAAGGAAATCCTCCACAAGATGAAG GAAAAAGTTTTAGGTCCATCGGACCCTGACTCTGGCAAAGGTAAGAGCAAGATGTCACATAATATATCACATGGTTACCACTTGGTAAAGGGAAAATCCCATCATGCTATGGAAGACTATGTTGTTGCACAGTTTAAGCAAATTGAAGACCATGAGCTAGGACTATTTGCAATCTTTGATGGGCATTTGAGTCATGAAATTCCTGAATACTTGCAGTCTAATCTCTTCAATAATATCTTAAAAGAG CCCGAATTCTGGAAAGAAACTGAGGATGCAGTCAGGAAAGCATATCGAATAACTGATACTAACATTCTGGAGAAAGCAGTCGATTTGGGCAAAGGGGGCTCAACTGCTGTTACTGCCATATTAATTGACTGTCGCAAGCTTGTGGTAGCCAATGTTGGGGATTCTCGTGCTATTATCTGCAAGAATGGTGTGGCTAAGCAGCTATCTGTTGATCATGAACCAAGCACAGAGAGAGAGCAAATCGAGAACAGAGGTGGTTTTGTATCAAACTTTCCAG GGGATGTACCACGTGTTGATGGGCAGTTGGCTGTAGCACGGGCATTCGGTGACAAGAGCTTGAAGAAACATTTAAGTTCTGAACCTTTTGTGATGTCGGAGACGATAGATGATGAAACAGAGTTTGCTGTCTTAGCAAGTGATGGACTGTGGAAG GTGATGACAAACCAAGAAGTTGTGGATGCCGTAAAAAATATTAAGGATGCTCGGGCAGCAGCAAAGCATCTTACTGAAGAGGCAGTCAATAGGAAGAGCTCGGACGACATTTCCTGTGTAGTTGTAAGATTTCGGTGA
- the LOC112166614 gene encoding squamosa promoter-binding protein 1, with translation MERQTWKEKMLNKNADEVEDDSDEDETCGHGSGLISIRFEENEKHKVKAAGSTGKKSGSSSGGGGGASSAPSCQADRCGADLGDAKIYHRRHKVCEFHSKAAIVVVSGARQRFCQQCSRFHELAEFDEAKRSCRRRLAGHNERRRKSSGEPYGEGSSRRGISHQYRSESTQATTKYHMTSPAPGNTANSKHFQIS, from the exons ATGGAGAGGCAAACTTGGAAAGAAAAGATGCTCAACAAGAATGCTGATGAAGTTGAAGATGACTCGGACGAAGATGAGACTTGTGGCCACGGTAGCGGGTTGATCAGCATAAGATTTGAAGAAAATGAGAAGCACAAGGTCAAGGCAGCTGGGAGTACTGGAAAAAAATCAGGATCCAGTAgcggaggtggaggtggagcgTCTTCAGCACCGAGTTGTCAAGCAGATAGGTGTGGTGCTGATTTGGGTGATGCAAAGATCTACCATCGCCGCCATAAGGTTTGTGAGTTTCACTCCAAGGCAGCGATTGTGGTCGTCTCCGGGGCTCGACAGAGGTTTTGTCAGCAATGCAGCAG GTTCCATGAGCTAGCTGAGTTTGATGAAGCAAAGAGAAGCTGTCGCCGACGTTTGGCAGGTCACAATGAGAGGCGCCGCAAGAGCTCAGGTGAACCTTATGGAGAGGGCTCAAGCCGCCGGGGTATCAGTCATCAATACCGATCAGAAAGTACTCAGGCTACTACTAAATATCATATGACATCCCCAGCCCCAGGAAACACTGCTAATTCCAAGCATTTCCAGATCAGCTAA